Proteins encoded within one genomic window of Ammonifex degensii KC4:
- a CDS encoding DNA double-strand break repair nuclease NurA: MGNEGAVAKLKEFASLCHQFLQGRPSIFELRCRLERLGKFYRVDPLPPKRRVVAVDGSLGTVGSHFPYFLVLMQAVAFALPPLDSPLVEHEVFSPLKPEVREYLEERAQKERGAPDLMAEQRVRELMTALELRVALQVAEALPGALVLLDGGFVPFRNRAGELFQALCERALEGGVLLVGVIEEIASRRLGEAVGLGFTGFSPHDREVLYGCLDLGEVFELEEDEEEPFIRVFARFGHHPQPVAFDFLREQKEFLPEILGVLRALTPADGRGIPSLIDLADRYVRLQAAEVERLVAVTVPPELREVFLSSHRRRRPF; encoded by the coding sequence GTGGGGAACGAGGGGGCGGTGGCTAAGCTCAAGGAGTTTGCGTCTCTTTGCCACCAGTTCCTCCAAGGACGCCCCTCGATTTTTGAGCTGCGCTGCCGGCTGGAGAGATTAGGCAAGTTTTACCGAGTTGACCCTTTGCCGCCAAAAAGGCGCGTGGTGGCGGTGGATGGCTCGCTGGGCACGGTAGGTTCCCATTTTCCCTACTTCCTCGTCCTCATGCAGGCCGTCGCTTTTGCTCTTCCCCCTCTTGACTCCCCCTTGGTGGAGCACGAGGTGTTCTCGCCGCTCAAGCCGGAGGTGCGAGAGTACCTGGAAGAGCGGGCGCAAAAAGAGCGCGGAGCTCCGGATCTGATGGCCGAGCAGCGGGTGCGGGAGCTGATGACCGCGCTTGAGCTCCGGGTGGCCCTACAAGTGGCGGAGGCTTTGCCAGGAGCTCTGGTCTTACTCGACGGAGGCTTCGTTCCCTTCCGCAATCGGGCGGGGGAGCTTTTTCAGGCTCTTTGCGAGCGGGCCCTGGAAGGAGGGGTACTGCTGGTGGGAGTCATAGAGGAAATAGCTAGCCGGCGGCTGGGAGAAGCGGTGGGCCTTGGCTTTACCGGTTTTTCTCCCCACGACCGAGAGGTGCTTTACGGGTGCCTGGATCTAGGAGAAGTCTTCGAGTTGGAGGAGGACGAAGAAGAACCCTTCATCAGAGTGTTTGCCCGTTTCGGCCATCATCCCCAGCCGGTGGCCTTTGACTTTCTACGCGAGCAGAAAGAGTTTTTGCCCGAAATCCTGGGCGTCTTACGCGCCCTCACTCCTGCCGACGGCAGAGGGATACCAAGCCTGATCGATCTGGCCGATCGCTACGTGCGCCTGCAGGCGGCCGAGGTGGAACGCCTGGTGGCCGTCACGGTGCCGCCAGAGCTGCGGGAGGTTTTCCTTTCCTCGCACCGTCGGCGCCGTCCTTTTTAA
- a CDS encoding LysM peptidoglycan-binding domain-containing protein, translating to MGVGRAESATYVVQPGDCLWSIAVAHGTTWQTLVKINKLTSTTIYPGQVLVLPDSGASPVPVSSSEADPATTHVVQPGDCLWNIAVKYGVTVQDLMEANGLTSTIIYPGQVLAIPGSSGSQPAPAPSRGGGRVEVQRMLDYAASLLGTRYRWAGESPETGFDCSGFVKHVFGRFGIYLPHSADAQSYYGVPVSRYELKPGDLLFFCTEGYGIDHVGIYLGDGRFIHASSSRGCVRYNSLYESYWSSHFVTARRLI from the coding sequence GTGGGGGTTGGGAGGGCGGAGTCGGCTACCTACGTGGTACAGCCGGGCGATTGCCTTTGGAGCATAGCCGTTGCTCATGGAACCACTTGGCAGACGCTGGTGAAGATCAATAAGCTAACCTCTACCACCATTTACCCCGGTCAGGTTTTGGTGCTGCCCGATAGCGGGGCAAGCCCAGTTCCCGTCTCTTCGTCCGAAGCCGATCCGGCTACCACCCACGTGGTACAGCCAGGCGATTGTCTCTGGAATATAGCCGTGAAGTACGGAGTTACGGTCCAGGATCTGATGGAGGCCAACGGGCTCACATCCACTATTATCTACCCAGGACAGGTCCTCGCCATTCCCGGTAGCAGTGGAAGCCAGCCGGCACCTGCTCCTTCCCGCGGAGGAGGTCGGGTAGAGGTTCAGCGCATGCTCGACTACGCCGCTTCCCTTCTGGGTACGCGCTATCGCTGGGCGGGAGAGAGCCCGGAGACGGGTTTCGACTGCTCCGGTTTCGTCAAGCACGTCTTCGGCCGCTTCGGGATTTACCTTCCCCACTCGGCGGATGCCCAGAGCTACTATGGTGTCCCCGTGTCCCGCTACGAACTTAAGCCCGGTGACCTGCTCTTCTTCTGCACCGAAGGGTACGGGATCGACCATGTGGGCATTTACCTAGGAGATGGCCGGTTCATCCATGCCAGCAGCAGCCGTGGCTGCGTGCGCTACAACTCACTTTACGAAAGTTATTGGAGCAGCCACTTCGTGACGGCTCGGCGGCTCATCTAA
- a CDS encoding RtcB family protein, protein MELVRDGLNRYRIPRRGKMRVDAVIYVNDYLRRFLGEDKALEQLMNAACLPGVVEPVIGMPDIHEGFGLPIGGVMAVAPDGVISAGAVGMDINCGVRLIRTDLEARHFNKSLLRRLIERIEHYVPTGVGKKGKHQGITRRIFEEVVHRGVTAVIEAGFGQPGDEEYIEEMGCLPGADISACSRRACERGEVQLGTLGGGNHFIEIQRVTDVFDEELARCFGLFEGQLTIMIHTGSRGFGHQICTDYTNRLAAAAKRYGIELPDRGLACAPINSPEGRAYYQAMACAVNFAFSNRQIIMADIARAFADVLGQSPEEMGFRLVYDVAHNIAKWEEHGGRRLLVHRKGATRALCAGHPANPPVYRRTGHPALIPGSMGTASYVLVGTEKAAETFFSVNHGAGRLLSRTAAEKKITKEEFERAMGDVVYNVRSYKDLLDESPTAYKDIEQVIQTLVDRGITRKVARMCPLAVVKGTD, encoded by the coding sequence ATGGAGTTGGTACGCGATGGTCTCAACCGCTATCGGATCCCCCGGCGGGGGAAGATGCGGGTCGACGCCGTGATCTACGTAAACGATTATCTCCGCCGCTTCCTAGGAGAAGATAAGGCTTTGGAGCAACTGATGAACGCCGCTTGTCTGCCAGGGGTGGTGGAGCCAGTCATTGGCATGCCCGACATTCACGAGGGCTTTGGTCTCCCTATCGGCGGGGTGATGGCTGTAGCCCCCGACGGGGTCATATCGGCGGGAGCGGTGGGGATGGACATAAACTGCGGGGTGCGGCTTATCCGTACTGACTTGGAGGCCCGCCACTTCAACAAGAGCCTCTTGCGCCGTTTGATCGAGCGGATAGAGCACTACGTACCCACGGGTGTAGGCAAAAAGGGGAAGCACCAGGGGATCACGCGGCGCATTTTTGAAGAAGTGGTGCACCGAGGCGTGACGGCGGTGATCGAGGCGGGTTTCGGGCAGCCGGGGGATGAGGAGTACATCGAGGAAATGGGCTGCCTTCCCGGGGCGGACATCTCAGCCTGCTCCCGCCGGGCCTGTGAGCGCGGAGAGGTGCAGCTGGGGACACTGGGCGGGGGCAACCACTTCATCGAAATCCAGCGGGTGACGGATGTCTTCGACGAGGAGTTGGCCCGGTGCTTCGGCCTTTTTGAGGGGCAGCTCACGATAATGATTCACACCGGCAGCCGGGGCTTCGGGCACCAGATCTGCACCGACTACACTAACAGGCTGGCAGCGGCAGCCAAGCGTTACGGCATAGAGCTGCCGGATCGGGGTTTAGCCTGCGCTCCCATCAACTCGCCGGAGGGTAGGGCCTACTATCAGGCCATGGCCTGCGCGGTGAACTTCGCTTTCTCCAACCGGCAGATCATCATGGCCGATATAGCCCGCGCTTTTGCCGACGTTCTAGGGCAGTCGCCCGAGGAGATGGGCTTCCGGCTAGTCTACGACGTGGCCCACAACATCGCCAAGTGGGAAGAGCACGGAGGAAGGCGCCTGCTGGTGCACCGGAAGGGAGCCACGCGAGCCCTCTGTGCCGGGCACCCCGCCAACCCTCCTGTTTACCGCCGCACCGGGCATCCGGCCCTGATCCCGGGAAGCATGGGGACAGCTTCTTACGTGTTAGTAGGCACGGAGAAGGCCGCCGAAACCTTCTTCTCGGTAAACCACGGGGCAGGAAGACTCCTCTCCCGCACGGCGGCGGAGAAGAAGATAACCAAGGAGGAGTTCGAGCGGGCTATGGGGGACGTGGTGTATAACGTCCGCTCCTACAAGGATCTGCTGGACGAGTCCCCCACCGCCTACAAGGATATCGAGCAGGTAATCCAGACCCTGGTGGACCGGGGGATAACCCGCAAGGTGGCGCGCATGTGCCCCCTGGCGGTGGTTAAGGGTACCGACTAA
- a CDS encoding DUF4405 domain-containing protein, which yields MNRSKLNYLVDCLLFLVGLGLAFSGFVRWLVLPGGGGGYGWQWGHGGSYGWRLSQEQVFLFLTRHTWTDIHRYLALALVALVIIHLYLHWSWIVSMTRQIFGGKER from the coding sequence TTGAACCGCTCTAAACTCAACTACTTGGTGGATTGCCTCCTTTTCCTGGTGGGGCTAGGACTGGCTTTCTCCGGCTTTGTGCGCTGGCTGGTGCTCCCCGGTGGTGGAGGAGGTTACGGCTGGCAGTGGGGTCATGGGGGAAGTTACGGCTGGCGCCTGAGTCAGGAACAGGTCTTTCTCTTTTTAACGCGCCATACCTGGACCGATATCCACCGCTACTTGGCCCTGGCGCTGGTAGCGCTGGTGATCATCCACCTTTACCTTCACTGGTCCTGGATTGTCTCCATGACCCGCCAGATCTTCGGCGGCAAGGAGAGGTAG
- a CDS encoding ATP-binding protein → MRLVGVTSQVEGKVATRERPFRVNEYLVVEGNPGGVLVEVVGTYAINPLLPEAAHAAHPGLIDEATLGTLQALGYDPAHETFYLAEVRVVEELTHPLEVGARVRPATFEEVRPHLLPEDWQEAGALLGVVRGTEEFDLPEELKNLVFRYLPGEERVEYMQGVPFFLPWSKFSQYPHVGIFGGSGSGKSFALRVLLEELMRQEIPTLVFDPHFELSFEEPLVFDEPFLSRQRELADKASLFLLGHNADVRFEDLERGELVILLKAAMEGWTEQMDHAASVLWRPGDSLESYRNRLSCLIEALTYSRRFEQDLKKQEEGKDPAEERFPDDPLRQAEYREKLKVYQEFRDAGISESTAQAVQRRLNFLCYAGLFGSRGTTDIEEALKQGKVCIVRGETRKLIIFATYALRRLFRQRRDYRDGKQYGTKASPYFPPFFVVTDEAHVLAPKSTGDKDFAPARSIIREIAQEGRKYGVFLVLATQRPSLLDDTVNAQLNTKIILRTVRAQDLDVISRETDLGPGEINRLPYLSSGNAFVSSAIVRRTVPITVRASWTRSPHAEDPLAEWREYRQRQGEDLWPVVREFIEKRGGYIRELDLTQCLQECERRLRRRVNEAELRQALRRWSEAGKLKVTTSLAFGGYRWALA, encoded by the coding sequence ATGCGTCTGGTGGGTGTAACCAGCCAGGTAGAAGGAAAGGTAGCCACGCGGGAACGCCCTTTCCGGGTAAACGAGTACCTGGTGGTGGAAGGCAACCCGGGAGGGGTACTGGTAGAGGTGGTAGGTACCTACGCCATCAACCCCCTCCTGCCCGAGGCCGCACACGCGGCCCATCCTGGTCTCATCGACGAAGCTACCTTGGGAACCCTGCAGGCCCTAGGCTATGACCCGGCGCACGAGACCTTTTACCTGGCCGAGGTACGAGTGGTGGAGGAACTCACCCATCCCTTGGAGGTGGGGGCCAGGGTGCGGCCGGCCACTTTTGAGGAAGTGCGCCCCCACCTCTTGCCGGAAGACTGGCAAGAAGCGGGGGCTCTACTCGGCGTGGTTCGGGGAACCGAAGAGTTCGATCTCCCGGAGGAGCTAAAAAATCTGGTCTTTCGCTACCTTCCCGGGGAAGAAAGGGTTGAATACATGCAAGGGGTTCCTTTCTTCCTTCCCTGGTCTAAGTTCTCCCAGTATCCTCATGTGGGGATTTTTGGAGGTTCGGGCTCGGGCAAGTCTTTCGCCCTGCGTGTTTTGCTGGAGGAACTCATGCGTCAGGAAATACCCACCCTGGTTTTTGACCCCCACTTCGAGCTTAGCTTCGAAGAGCCGCTGGTTTTCGACGAGCCTTTTTTGTCCCGGCAGAGGGAGTTGGCTGACAAGGCAAGCCTCTTTTTGCTGGGGCACAATGCCGATGTCCGCTTTGAAGATTTGGAGCGGGGAGAATTGGTGATTCTGCTAAAGGCAGCCATGGAAGGCTGGACCGAGCAGATGGACCACGCGGCCTCGGTCCTGTGGCGTCCGGGAGATAGCCTGGAGAGCTACCGGAATCGCCTTAGTTGCCTGATAGAAGCCCTAACTTATTCCCGGCGATTTGAACAGGACCTCAAGAAGCAAGAGGAGGGAAAAGACCCGGCGGAGGAAAGGTTTCCCGACGACCCCCTGCGCCAGGCCGAGTACCGGGAAAAGTTGAAGGTATACCAGGAGTTCCGCGATGCCGGCATAAGCGAAAGCACGGCCCAGGCCGTGCAGCGGCGCCTCAATTTCCTCTGCTACGCTGGGCTTTTTGGCTCCCGCGGCACGACGGATATAGAAGAGGCTTTAAAGCAGGGAAAGGTGTGTATAGTGCGGGGAGAAACGCGCAAGCTCATCATCTTTGCCACCTACGCTTTAAGGCGGCTTTTCCGGCAGCGCCGGGACTACCGAGACGGCAAGCAATACGGCACCAAAGCCTCCCCTTACTTCCCTCCCTTCTTCGTGGTGACCGACGAGGCTCACGTCCTGGCTCCCAAGTCCACCGGCGACAAGGACTTTGCGCCCGCACGCTCCATAATTAGGGAAATAGCGCAGGAAGGGCGCAAGTACGGGGTGTTTCTCGTCTTGGCCACCCAGCGTCCCTCCCTGCTCGACGACACGGTCAACGCCCAGCTCAACACCAAGATCATCCTGCGCACCGTGCGGGCGCAGGACCTGGACGTCATAAGCCGTGAGACCGACCTCGGACCGGGGGAAATTAACCGCCTCCCCTATCTTTCTTCGGGCAATGCTTTTGTCTCCTCGGCCATCGTGCGGAGGACGGTACCCATCACGGTGCGGGCGAGCTGGACCCGTAGCCCCCACGCTGAGGATCCCCTCGCCGAGTGGCGGGAGTACCGGCAAAGGCAGGGAGAAGATCTCTGGCCCGTGGTGCGGGAGTTCATCGAGAAGCGCGGCGGCTACATTAGAGAACTGGATCTCACCCAGTGCCTGCAGGAGTGCGAGCGGCGCCTGAGGCGCCGGGTAAACGAGGCTGAGCTACGCCAGGCACTCAGACGCTGGTCGGAAGCGGGCAAGCTTAAAGTAACTACAAGCCTGGCCTTCG
- a CDS encoding CCA tRNA nucleotidyltransferase: protein MTWPVPLIKVLKMLEEAGFEAYVVGGAVRDYLLGKPPVDLDVATSARPQEVLDLVVQKGLKAVTYGAAFGVVGVLVEGSLVEVATFRSEVYGEDPHRPEKVDFLGRLEEDLARRDFTINAMAMDLRGKLYDPFGGQEDLRRRIIRAVGNPIKRFQEDALRAFRACRFAAQLGYQVEPRTRSALSQVKERVARLSVERVRDEIERILISDYPNVGFELLREAGLLLSFCRRKNKGREEQVPILPELARLYGVAQNPRYHQYDVWGHTMAVLQNCPPQIALRWAALLHDVAKGLPGVRKLNRRGELCDHRHEVHSAQIAARILRRLRVRPQIARRAVFLIRHHMFLPGLKERNVIKWISRLAGEFHNRRELETALDELFALRRADLEGGKVEAEKRLRELEELRQLVEEILTRLPFYPSDLALTGKDLVTLLGEGPQIGKAQRELLREVQSGRLPNEREALWRFVERRWSRPV, encoded by the coding sequence GTGACCTGGCCTGTTCCGCTGATCAAAGTGCTGAAAATGCTGGAGGAAGCGGGCTTTGAGGCTTACGTGGTGGGCGGAGCGGTGCGGGACTATCTTCTGGGGAAGCCTCCGGTGGACCTCGACGTGGCTACTTCTGCCCGACCACAAGAGGTGCTGGACCTGGTCGTGCAGAAAGGCTTGAAGGCCGTTACTTACGGGGCGGCTTTCGGTGTGGTGGGGGTGCTGGTCGAAGGTAGCTTGGTAGAGGTGGCCACCTTCCGCAGCGAGGTCTACGGGGAGGATCCCCACCGGCCGGAAAAGGTGGACTTTCTCGGCCGCCTGGAGGAGGACTTGGCGCGGCGGGACTTCACCATTAACGCCATGGCCATGGACCTGCGGGGAAAGCTTTACGACCCTTTCGGTGGGCAGGAAGACCTGCGCCGGAGGATCATCCGGGCGGTAGGGAACCCCATAAAGCGCTTCCAGGAAGATGCCTTGCGTGCTTTTCGGGCCTGTCGCTTTGCCGCCCAGCTCGGTTATCAGGTGGAGCCTCGAACGAGATCGGCCCTTTCCCAGGTGAAGGAGAGGGTGGCCCGCCTTTCGGTGGAGCGCGTCCGGGACGAAATAGAGCGTATCCTTATTTCCGACTATCCCAACGTAGGCTTTGAGCTTCTTCGGGAGGCGGGGCTTCTTCTTTCTTTCTGCCGGCGAAAGAATAAGGGCCGGGAAGAGCAGGTGCCCATTCTGCCCGAACTGGCCCGGCTCTACGGGGTGGCCCAGAACCCCCGCTACCACCAGTACGATGTCTGGGGCCACACCATGGCTGTCTTGCAGAACTGCCCGCCCCAGATTGCCCTGCGCTGGGCTGCCCTTTTGCATGATGTGGCTAAGGGGTTGCCGGGGGTAAGGAAGCTCAACCGGCGGGGGGAACTCTGCGACCATCGGCACGAAGTGCACTCTGCCCAGATAGCGGCCAGGATTTTGCGGCGCCTGCGCGTTCGTCCCCAAATTGCCCGCCGGGCGGTTTTCTTGATCCGGCACCATATGTTTCTGCCTGGACTCAAGGAGAGAAACGTGATCAAGTGGATAAGCCGCTTGGCCGGTGAGTTCCACAACCGCCGCGAGCTGGAAACCGCCCTGGATGAGCTTTTTGCCTTGCGTCGGGCCGATCTGGAAGGGGGAAAGGTGGAAGCGGAGAAGAGGTTGCGAGAGTTGGAAGAACTCCGGCAGTTGGTGGAGGAAATCCTGACAAGACTGCCTTTCTATCCTTCTGACCTGGCCCTTACCGGCAAGGATTTGGTGACCCTTCTAGGGGAGGGGCCGCAGATAGGGAAGGCGCAGAGGGAGCTTTTGCGTGAAGTGCAAAGCGGCCGGCTGCCGAACGAGCGAGAGGCCTTGTGGCGCTTTGTTGAAAGACGGTGGAGTAGGCCGGTTTAA